From Platichthys flesus chromosome 7, fPlaFle2.1, whole genome shotgun sequence:
CCGTATCCGGGGAAAAGGCAACACCACACCTGCCCCTGTCTCCCCCACCTGGTGTGCACCAGATACGCTGAGAGCAAGTATAGATGTACTGACGACTTCAAAAACATGGACTATTAATGAACGGCCAAACATTCAGATGAAGAGAGGCGCAGCAGAAAGAgcatctcagagtgaagatctGAACAGGCCAAGGatcaaaaacatatattttatctTCACAGGCTGTTATTCCTAATTTGTGTACTCATATGCATTTAATATATAGTTTGTATATTCTATCActgcacacaacaaacacaggaaaagagACGTCAAGGCAACTAACAAGAGCCACAGTCGATTTAAGACATGTTTTCCTCAATGAAAACCTAGTACATTGTTTGTAAACCTTATAACATTTGCTGTTTAATGTTCATGCTcatcttgttttcatttattagaAGAGTAACGTATAGATATAATTGCCAATAAAGgtacaaacacaacattgtcaTGTAACGTggagtatgtgtgtatgtttttttcaatgttgCTTGATCAAAGATAACGTATGTAATGCGATGGAGAAAACAAGTGGCTTTAATCGTATACTGATTATGATGAAGGTCATAATGTGCTTTGGCTTCCACCAGCAGACTCATGACCTTGCTATATGACCACCCTGATGACCAAAGGCATCTGACGGGGGTCAAACATTTGATCAGTGCACAAGTCCTTCACAGGGTTGTTCCACAAGAACATTTCCAGCAGAGGTTTCCATTTGTCTTCATTGAAATATCGACATTGTTGAGAACATAAAGAGCTCCAAGGCTCTTAAAGCTCTAAAACAAAAGAGTAACTGATAATCCAGTTATgtaaactgtgtgaaatgttcTGTACAAGATGGTTTGAATTAAACGTTTTAAGATGATGCAATTATTTCAagtgaatacattttatataaaatgaaaaagatttGATAAATCTTCAAGATCATCATTATTCTTGCTCATATATTTACCTTATGCATGAACTTTACTAAAAAAAGTCTGTGAAATACTTAACTTGAGTATTATTATTACACTATTGCACTATTGTGCTACATCTCAGAAGGAAATGTTACTTTTACAAAATTACAGGCAGTTTTTAGTTGGTTTTGCAAACTATATAAAAAACCTATGATGAGCTCATCAAATATTacataatgtttttaattgattaGCTCATATAGATTAACAGAGATAATCCAGTTATATAAAACCATAAAGTTAGATGAAAGCCCCTTCTctgtatttactttttacatGTATGTACATTTTACTTAATAACTTGAAACTTTATTAGAGAACATAATTTGAGTTATTTTTTGGGGGtcattttaatatcaatattttaaacctATTTTATGAAACCGAATGCCACCCAAGGCGATAGACTcaatataaatcatttaaaaagaagtcAATAATGTATAACTTATTTTGCAAACATTATATGAAATAATCTAAAAACTACAATATATAAACTGGATTTTGAGTTAATTTTTAAAGAATTCATGGAGCATTTTGTAATTCTTGCTCACGCTACCAGTGACTCCTCTGGgtcattgttttgtgtattgTTGTTATCAGGTGAACCTTGCACAAGTCAACACGGCTCACACCTTTGGAAACCTGTGGAAAGATTTCATGTCATTGTTaaacaaaagctgcagagaTCAGATCTCCTGATCTACATATCAACACATTAAGTGCACACTGCAAACACTCACCTGCCCTTCATTGGATAATAACAGTCAGTTGTTTGACACGTTTCTTTCagcaatttattttttctcaacCTTTTCTCCAGGTGTTTTCATGATGTAGAGACATCACTGAACGTACCAGTATTACATAAACAACATGCAAGCTTCACATTTCCAAGTTTACTATGTTTTcctattttctgtttgtttaaaggGATATTTGCTGGTAGATAAGAAGCGATTAATCACCATATCAAATAGCTCTAGTCTCCAGCTGATAGAGTTAGGAGAAAAGGACATTTGGGAAACAACCTTGACGAGTTGTATATAAGCGCTGAACTCTGCCACTGGAACTTCACTCCTCTAAGTCTAACGGCAAAGAAACCAGCATGATGAAGTGGCTCGTCGTTCTCTCTGCCCTCGTGGCTCTCTCCGAGTGTCTCGTCAGGTAAGTCTGAGCTCGCTGCTTGAAAAAGCAACCTGCACTTTCTTTTCTCTGACATTTTACAGCTGAATGGGCTGCGAGTGTCACGAGACAATCTCTTCATCTGGTTTTCCTCTGGGAAACTCTAAAGGCCATCGTGCTCCATCTTGCTTTCAGTGTTTGCGCCTTTCGAACTTGCACAAAGTAGAGGGTAGAGCTTATTGTCTAACGTGTCCAGCTGTAAGGTGCTGGACATCGGTGAGGTTTGCTGATTCTTTATACACTTTGTTGCAGGACTCCCCTGATCAAGGGAAAGACTGCCAGGGAAGACCTGCAGGAGAAAGGACTCTGGGAAAAGTACAGGAAGGAGCACCCATACAACCCAATGGCCAAGTTCATCCAGACTGGAACTGAGTCCATGACTAATGATGCTGATGTAAGAAAGAGCAGATTTGATTCATCTCACTATTTCTGCCAGTCCCCCTATGACTGAAGGCAGTTTACATTGCGTCCTGACTACATTTTCCTGGATATGTGTCTTCTCTTGTCCCTCTAGTTGGCCTACTATGGTGTGATCTCCATCGGCACCCCTCCTCAGTCCTTCAGCGTCATCTTTGACACCGGCTCCTCCAACCTGTGGATCCCCTCAGTCTACTGCTCCAGCGAGGCCTGTGGTGAGTACCACTGAGATTACAAATGCAGTCCAAGTTGTTGTTCAAGTATTCTCCTTCTGTGGGTTAGAATTAGCAAGTAATCATCCAATTTATAGGCAATGGCTAAGACAGTTGTCAAATGCAATttactgaataaaaaataaaaaattgtggATTTTGAGGCACATGGTTTTCCCACGTCTTTATTCTTCCTTTAATTTCCCCACTTTTCTTACACAGcactgtgtgtatgtaaataatAACTCTACTTTGACAAGATTACTCGAAATGAtagaaattgaaaaataaaagttctaTATGCGTCATTCACCACTGGTTTTATGGTCTGTAACAGTTTATGAATTCAGTCTGTGACTCACTACATCACTAGAAAGGGTCCAAGTTGCTTGCAAACTCTGAAAAGGCAAttgttcctctgcagagaaCCACAAAAAATTCAACCCACAGCAGTCTTCCACCTTCAAATGGGGCAGCCAGCCTCTGTCCATCCAGTACGGCACTGGCAGCATGACCGGATATCTGGCCAGTGACACTGTTCAGGTAAACAAACCTTCAGGAACAAAATGGACGAAATATTAAGACCTGGTCTGTTCCaatgtgactgacagctgtggTCTATTTCCAGGTGGGCGGCATCTCTATTGCGAATCAGGTGTTTGGAATCAGCCAGACAGAGGCTGCCTTCATGGCCAGCATGAAGGCTGATGGCATCCTGGGTCTGGCCTTCCAGAGCATCGCCTCTGACAACGTCGTGCCCGTCTTCGATAACATGATCCAGCAGAACCTCGTGTCCCAGCCCCTGTTCTCCGTCTACCTGAGCAGGTGCTTAAACAGGATGGAAATCTTCTGGTTTGGGTGTGCGAGTTTGTGACAAGAAATGTAATTCATGTATTcacgtttgtttttttaattcctcaGCAATGCTCAGCAGGGCAGTGAGGTGATCTTCGGTGGTTACGATTCCAGCCACTACACTGGTCAAATCAGCTGGAtccctctgacctctgccaCCTACTGGCAGATCAAGATGGACAGGTGGGAGGAAATGCATCGGAATCCTTATCACATGCAAACGTAGATGTGCTCTGTCCTGACTGTAATCCACCTTCTGCTGTGCCTCCTCACAGTGTTACCATCAACGGACAGACCGTGGCCTGCTCCGGAGGCTGCCAGGCCATCATCGACACCGGCACCTCCCAGATCGTTGGCCCCAACTCTGACATCAGCAACATGAATTCCTGGGTTGGAGCCTCAACCAACCAGTACGGAGAGGTGAGTCACACCATCGACAgagattttccctttttttttctgaacccacagtaaacacacatgtaaCGCTCCGACGTCAGCACTctctaataaaaataattaagcaGAACCTTGACTGCTTGCATCAGCTGGAAAACTGTAAAAtagcaataaataaaactggttCTGCTGCACGGTCTCTTCAACTCTGCGTGTGATGTTCTTCTCCCAGGCTACAGTGAACTGCCAGAGCATCCAGAGCATGCCTGATGTCACCTTCACTCTCAATGGAAAGGCCTTCACCGTCCCCGCTTCTGCCTACGTCTCTCAGGTCAGTTGAACGCTGGCTGCAACAGAAAACTGTTCAACCCTGTGCTGATGATTGATGGAATAACGTGTTCTTTTTACTTCCATCTCACCACAGAGCAACTATGGCTGCAGCACTGGCTTTGGTCAGGGTGGCTCTAACCTCTGGATCCTGGGAGACGTCTTCATCAGGGAGTACTACGCCGTCTTTGATGCCCCGTCCAAGTACATTGGTCTGGCCAAGTCTGTGTAATCAGACGAGACACCTGATGGATTGCCTGTTAATGTGTCATGACTGAGCAGGAGACAAAGTgtatagataataataaaaagattaaaGCATCAACATCTCTCTGTGTGCTTTCCTCTGTATCCATGGTGACGAAACCAAAGCTCACATTTGAGtcctgaaaaaaatatttgaaatcttTCGGTCATCGAAGGGTTGTGCCACAGTGTTGCTCCGAAATGTCACGGGAATAAGAATAAGTTCAGTCGGCTCACTCCTCAGAGAAACCAGATCTTATATGGATGATAGAAAAATGACTGACAccatgtttttgtgtaaaaaaaatttaatcGAGCGGTAAAATACCAGAGGGCAAGGCTGGGCTATAGTCTGGAAGAAGCTGATGAGAACAAACAGAGTTGTGAGAAGAGATAAGATGTCACAAGCTAACAATCGTATTCGACCATGAAGATTTAAAAAGTATTATACCCCAAAGAATCCACACAAACCTTTTGACCTATTATAATGAGAGGTAATTTCTTTTAATCAtcaagatgcatttattagtcccaaacacatgcacagacatgcaaaggcacactcatgcaggtagggacatttaatctctgcttttaacccatctggtgcaggacacacagagcagtgagcgaccatgtatggcgctcggggagcagatgttgggggagtaaggtgccttactcaggggcactagacagggtagggagactcttggatttttggacagatcaatccaggttcttcttgtatatattttcagaTGTAGATCAGAGGTTTAACATGTACATACACAAAAGtgacaaagagacaaataaaGCTGAGAGTCCGTTGTGCAGTTCAAGCTCCAAAAGTGCTGGTGGACCCCTCATTCTCCATTCATGAAGGGGGCAGGGGGATTatgtacaaaacaaacaaacagtgatgtATATAGAATTAGCCCCAAGTTAAAATCAGAGACTTTCCCCTGAATTCACTGGTGGATTGCCAGCGTGGAGTACTCCACTGCCTCAGTGTCCGCTGCAGGGTCCGGGGCTGCCGCTCGTGTTTTGGGAATCATCAGGTTTGAGTACAGCTCTTTGGATTCCTCACGAGCTTTGAAGTTCACTGTTGTGTAGACGACGCCACTCATTTCCTGCAGGAGACAAACTTAGTCAAGAGACAGTGCCGTGTAGAGGAAGAATTCTT
This genomic window contains:
- the LOC133956745 gene encoding pepsin A-like, yielding MMKWLVVLSALVALSECLVRTPLIKGKTAREDLQEKGLWEKYRKEHPYNPMAKFIQTGTESMTNDADLAYYGVISIGTPPQSFSVIFDTGSSNLWIPSVYCSSEACENHKKFNPQQSSTFKWGSQPLSIQYGTGSMTGYLASDTVQVGGISIANQVFGISQTEAAFMASMKADGILGLAFQSIASDNVVPVFDNMIQQNLVSQPLFSVYLSSNAQQGSEVIFGGYDSSHYTGQISWIPLTSATYWQIKMDSVTINGQTVACSGGCQAIIDTGTSQIVGPNSDISNMNSWVGASTNQYGEATVNCQSIQSMPDVTFTLNGKAFTVPASAYVSQSNYGCSTGFGQGGSNLWILGDVFIREYYAVFDAPSKYIGLAKSV